From the Comamonas odontotermitis genome, one window contains:
- a CDS encoding GNAT family N-acetyltransferase translates to MADNKAMRFSAPDSNDSRIIRPLALADLEGLMQVQEACYGRHYMESAEVYRARIASRMQCSLVAVQGDTVLAYLAAYRSALGRVTPIHGAFEDYEAPDTLYLHDMAVSPDCAGQGLASALLDALWHSARSWSPRHSALVSVQGSQDYWRRKGYALHTGLSDADAAAVRGYGEDAVYMVQPYSGQGC, encoded by the coding sequence ATGGCCGACAATAAGGCCATGCGCTTTTCTGCCCCTGATTCCAATGATTCCCGCATCATCCGCCCGCTGGCGCTGGCCGACCTTGAAGGCTTGATGCAGGTGCAGGAGGCCTGCTACGGCAGGCACTACATGGAGAGTGCGGAGGTCTATCGCGCCCGCATCGCCAGCCGCATGCAATGCTCGCTGGTGGCCGTGCAGGGGGATACCGTGCTGGCCTACCTGGCGGCTTACCGCTCCGCCCTGGGGCGTGTCACACCCATACACGGTGCGTTTGAAGACTATGAAGCTCCCGACACCCTGTATCTGCACGACATGGCCGTGAGCCCTGATTGTGCGGGCCAGGGGCTGGCATCGGCGCTGCTGGATGCGCTTTGGCACAGTGCGCGCAGCTGGTCTCCCCGCCACTCTGCGTTGGTATCGGTGCAGGGCTCGCAGGATTACTGGCGCCGCAAAGGCTATGCGCTGCATACGGGCCTGTCCGATGCTGACGCCGCAGCCGTGCGCGGCTATGGCGAAGATGCGGTGTACATGGTGCAGCCATACAGCGGCCAGGGCTGTTGA
- a CDS encoding carboxymuconolactone decarboxylase family protein produces MTSANDRMPPLPQEAWSEEQRRYARPIIDGPRGALISPFVPLLRSPELMDHTQRLGEYLRYRSAIGVRLTELAILVTARQWTQQVEWAIHAPIALREGVAQATIDAVAAGKRPSAMPEDEAVVHDFCIELHQARQVSDATWAKAQQLFGDKGVMDLIGINGYYSLLSMVMNAARTTVPASSQAPLPAL; encoded by the coding sequence ATGACATCTGCCAATGACCGCATGCCGCCCTTGCCGCAAGAGGCCTGGAGCGAAGAACAGCGCCGCTATGCGCGACCCATCATCGACGGCCCCCGAGGCGCGCTGATCTCGCCCTTTGTTCCCCTGCTGCGCAGCCCCGAGCTGATGGACCATACGCAGCGCCTGGGCGAATACCTGCGCTACCGCAGCGCCATCGGCGTGCGCCTGACCGAGCTGGCCATTCTGGTGACTGCGCGCCAGTGGACGCAGCAGGTGGAATGGGCAATTCATGCGCCGATCGCATTGCGCGAAGGCGTGGCGCAGGCCACCATTGATGCGGTGGCCGCTGGCAAGCGGCCCTCTGCCATGCCCGAGGACGAAGCCGTGGTGCATGATTTTTGCATCGAGCTGCACCAGGCGCGCCAGGTGAGCGACGCCACCTGGGCAAAGGCCCAGCAGCTGTTCGGCGACAAGGGCGTGATGGACTTGATTGGCATCAATGGTTACTACAGCCTGCTGTCCATGGTGATGAATGCCGCGCGCACCACGGTGCCCGCGTCTTCGCAGGCGCCATTGCCTGCTTTGTGA
- a CDS encoding aspartate aminotransferase family protein, which yields MSHVIHRSLAKVPLVAVGGKGVQLFDKAGKAYIDASGGAAVSCLGHAQPDVMAAMYRQIDQLAYAHTSFFTTEVQEELADHLIAHAPAGMTDVYFVSGGSEAVEAALKMARQYFVEIGQPERTHFVARRQSYHGNTLGALAVGGNEWRRKQFAPILMDVGRVAPAYEYRDRRADESLQAYTARLLAEIDAKFQELGTDKVIAFVAEPVVGATLGAVAAPAGYWTGLRALCDRYGILLIADEVMCGMGRTGSLHVVEQEGISPDLMTIAKGLGGGYQPIGAVLAQGRIVEAMRKGSGLFQHGHTYIGHPMAAAAALAVQKVIQRDQLMPQVLARGAYLQKQLHARFDSNPHVGDIRGRGLFWGVELVQDKSSKAPFDPALKLHAQIKAQAMENGVLCYPMGGTIDGRNGDHILLAPPFIISESELDQVVERLGDAIDTVLARNGATAAA from the coding sequence ATGAGCCATGTTATCCATCGTTCTCTGGCCAAGGTTCCGCTCGTTGCTGTGGGCGGCAAGGGTGTTCAGCTGTTTGACAAGGCAGGCAAGGCCTACATCGATGCAAGTGGCGGCGCGGCCGTCTCCTGCCTGGGCCATGCCCAGCCGGATGTGATGGCTGCCATGTACCGCCAGATTGACCAGCTGGCCTATGCGCACACCAGTTTCTTCACCACGGAGGTGCAGGAAGAGTTGGCCGACCACTTGATCGCCCATGCGCCTGCGGGCATGACGGACGTGTATTTCGTCTCTGGCGGCTCGGAAGCCGTGGAAGCCGCGCTGAAAATGGCGCGCCAGTATTTTGTGGAGATCGGCCAGCCCGAGCGCACGCACTTTGTCGCGCGCCGCCAAAGCTACCATGGCAACACCCTGGGCGCACTGGCCGTCGGTGGCAACGAATGGCGCCGCAAGCAGTTTGCGCCCATCCTGATGGATGTGGGACGTGTGGCGCCTGCCTACGAGTACCGCGACCGCCGCGCGGACGAAAGCCTGCAGGCCTATACAGCGCGCCTGCTGGCGGAGATTGACGCCAAATTCCAGGAGCTGGGCACCGACAAGGTGATTGCCTTTGTCGCCGAGCCCGTGGTGGGCGCTACCCTGGGTGCGGTGGCGGCCCCCGCTGGCTATTGGACGGGCCTGCGCGCGCTGTGCGACCGCTACGGCATTCTGCTGATCGCCGATGAGGTGATGTGCGGCATGGGCCGCACCGGCAGCCTGCATGTGGTGGAGCAGGAAGGCATCAGCCCCGATTTGATGACCATTGCCAAAGGCCTGGGCGGCGGCTACCAGCCAATTGGCGCCGTACTGGCGCAGGGCAGGATTGTGGAGGCCATGCGCAAGGGCAGCGGCCTGTTCCAGCACGGCCACACCTATATCGGCCACCCGATGGCCGCTGCTGCGGCGCTGGCGGTGCAGAAGGTGATTCAGCGCGACCAGCTGATGCCGCAGGTGCTGGCGCGGGGCGCCTATCTGCAAAAGCAGCTGCATGCCCGCTTTGACAGCAACCCGCATGTCGGTGATATCCGTGGCCGGGGCCTGTTCTGGGGCGTGGAGCTGGTGCAGGACAAGAGCAGCAAGGCGCCTTTTGACCCGGCACTCAAGCTCCATGCCCAGATCAAGGCCCAGGCCATGGAAAACGGCGTGCTGTGCTACCCGATGGGCGGCACGATCGACGGTAGGAATGGCGACCATATCCTGCTGGCGCCGCCGTTCATCATCAGTGAATCCGAGCTGGACCAGGTGGTGGAGCGTCTGGGCGACGCCATCGATACCGTGCTGGCCCGGAATGGCGCCACAGCGGCTGCATGA
- a CDS encoding MFS transporter encodes MNRSIAWLALCQGLFLTNNVVFIAINGLVGLHLAPAPWMATLPVMGYVVGGALSTPLVARSQARLGRQGSFQLGLLVALGSAALCALAAYWQHFVLLCLSTLVAGYYSANGQLYRFAAAELVAPAQRDKAISLVLAGGLIGAVLGPGLASATRTMFATPFLGAYLALMVVAVVSMGLMRLVRFAPQTAGAGPGSVPQRTVGELLRQPGFAVATLAAAASYGIMNLLMAATPLAMDVCGFDFSAAAGVLQWHVIGMFAPGFFTGHLIKRFGVMQVMFVGVVLNAICVGIALSGQTVMHFTLALSLLGVGWNFLFTGSTTLAVQNYRPEEKDRAQACINFFVFATMAVTSFASGALVTSQGWNMLNLGSIVPLIATALAMGWLVWRQKRAAA; translated from the coding sequence ATGAACCGCTCCATCGCATGGCTGGCCCTGTGCCAGGGCCTGTTTCTCACCAACAACGTGGTGTTCATTGCCATCAATGGCCTCGTCGGCCTGCACCTGGCGCCTGCACCCTGGATGGCGACCTTGCCGGTGATGGGCTATGTGGTGGGCGGCGCGCTTTCCACGCCGCTGGTGGCCAGGAGCCAGGCGCGGCTGGGGCGGCAGGGCTCGTTCCAGCTGGGCCTGCTGGTGGCGCTGGGGTCGGCGGCGCTGTGCGCGCTGGCGGCCTACTGGCAGCATTTTGTGCTGCTGTGCCTGTCCACCCTGGTGGCGGGCTACTACAGCGCCAATGGACAGCTCTACCGCTTTGCGGCGGCCGAACTGGTGGCGCCTGCCCAGCGCGACAAGGCCATCTCGCTGGTGCTGGCGGGCGGGCTGATCGGTGCGGTGCTGGGCCCGGGCCTGGCCAGCGCCACGCGCACCATGTTTGCCACGCCGTTTCTGGGCGCTTACCTGGCCTTGATGGTGGTGGCGGTCGTGTCGATGGGGCTGATGCGTCTGGTGCGTTTTGCACCACAGACAGCGGGCGCAGGGCCTGGCAGCGTGCCGCAGCGCACGGTGGGCGAGTTGCTTCGGCAGCCGGGCTTTGCCGTGGCCACCCTGGCGGCTGCGGCCAGCTACGGCATCATGAACCTGCTGATGGCCGCCACGCCGCTGGCCATGGATGTGTGCGGATTTGATTTCAGCGCCGCCGCAGGCGTGCTGCAGTGGCATGTGATCGGCATGTTTGCCCCGGGCTTTTTCACCGGGCATCTGATCAAGCGCTTTGGCGTGATGCAGGTCATGTTTGTAGGCGTGGTGCTCAATGCCATCTGCGTGGGCATTGCGCTGTCGGGCCAGACCGTGATGCATTTCACGCTGGCGCTCAGTCTGCTGGGCGTGGGCTGGAATTTTCTGTTCACCGGTAGCACCACCTTGGCGGTGCAGAACTACCGCCCCGAGGAAAAGGACCGCGCGCAGGCCTGCATCAACTTCTTCGTGTTTGCCACCATGGCGGTGACCTCGTTCGCCTCGGGCGCGTTGGTCACCAGCCAGGGCTGGAACATGCTCAACCTGGGCTCCATCGTGCCCCTGATTGCGACCGCGCTGGCCATGGGGTGGCTGGTATGGCGGCAGAAGAGGGCGGCTGCCTGA
- a CDS encoding FAD-binding oxidoreductase: protein MTTPSPTTAATAPGAAFWTELEQALGAQGFARSGADSIPEKYWTDWSGTAPVQPLALVRPRSTDEVSALLRICHAHRVPVVPQGGLTGLAGAAVPVPGCVAVSMERMNAIEDVNARTGLMTVQAGVTLQTVQEAAVAASRVFGVDLGARGSCQIGGNVSTNAGGNGVLQNGMMREQVLGLEVVLADGTVLPMLRPMLKNNTGYDLKQFFIGAEGTLGVITRVLLRLRPAPQAKATCLVAMPGFDEALAVLARMQSRFGNSVAAFELMWNDFVQTSMQWQKLQPAFAEQHPLLALIDVDGKDEASLQDAVEAALGEAMEAGEVVDAVIAQSGEQAKSLWKLREAPAEMTQHMHPPVNFDVSLPQVDIGRFAAACRAAFDVRWPGHHSLFFGHVGDGNLHVTTDGKTIGGEDEALEAVLYGLVQQFQGSVSAEHGIGLHKKPYLPFSRTAQELAAMRAIKSALDPLGLMNPGKVFDGAAGDCAAP from the coding sequence ATGACTACCCCGAGCCCCACCACCGCAGCGACTGCCCCTGGCGCTGCCTTCTGGACCGAGTTGGAACAAGCCCTGGGCGCACAAGGCTTTGCGCGCAGCGGCGCGGATTCCATTCCTGAAAAATACTGGACCGACTGGAGCGGCACCGCCCCCGTGCAGCCGCTCGCTCTGGTGCGCCCGCGCAGCACGGACGAAGTGAGCGCCTTGCTGCGCATCTGCCATGCCCACCGCGTGCCCGTGGTGCCGCAGGGCGGATTGACGGGGCTGGCAGGCGCCGCAGTGCCGGTGCCCGGCTGCGTGGCGGTGTCGATGGAGCGCATGAACGCCATCGAAGACGTGAATGCGCGCACCGGCCTGATGACCGTGCAGGCGGGTGTGACCTTGCAGACCGTGCAGGAGGCGGCCGTGGCGGCTAGCCGCGTGTTCGGCGTGGACCTGGGCGCGCGCGGCAGCTGCCAGATTGGCGGCAATGTATCGACCAATGCGGGCGGCAACGGCGTGCTGCAGAACGGCATGATGCGCGAACAGGTACTGGGCCTGGAAGTGGTGTTGGCCGACGGTACCGTGCTGCCCATGCTGCGCCCCATGCTCAAGAACAACACCGGCTATGACTTGAAGCAATTCTTCATCGGCGCGGAAGGCACCCTGGGCGTAATCACCCGCGTATTGCTGCGCCTGCGCCCCGCGCCGCAGGCCAAGGCCACCTGCCTGGTTGCCATGCCGGGGTTTGACGAGGCCCTGGCAGTGCTGGCGCGCATGCAGTCGCGCTTTGGCAACAGCGTGGCGGCGTTCGAGCTGATGTGGAACGATTTCGTGCAGACCTCGATGCAGTGGCAAAAGCTCCAGCCCGCCTTTGCCGAGCAGCACCCGCTCCTGGCGCTGATCGATGTGGACGGCAAGGACGAAGCCAGCCTGCAGGATGCGGTGGAAGCCGCCCTGGGCGAAGCCATGGAGGCGGGCGAGGTGGTGGATGCCGTGATTGCCCAATCGGGCGAGCAGGCCAAAAGCCTGTGGAAGCTGCGCGAAGCCCCGGCCGAGATGACCCAGCACATGCACCCGCCCGTCAATTTCGATGTGAGCCTGCCGCAGGTCGATATCGGCCGCTTTGCCGCCGCCTGCCGCGCCGCGTTCGACGTCCGCTGGCCCGGCCACCACAGCCTGTTCTTCGGCCATGTGGGCGACGGCAACCTGCATGTGACGACCGATGGCAAGACCATTGGCGGCGAGGACGAGGCGCTGGAGGCCGTGCTCTACGGACTGGTGCAACAGTTCCAGGGCAGCGTGTCTGCAGAACACGGCATCGGCCTGCACAAGAAGCCCTATCTGCCTTTCAGCCGCACAGCGCAGGAGCTGGCTGCAATGCGCGCTATCAAATCTGCACTCGACCCCTTGGGGCTGATGAACCCGGGCAAGGTGTTCGATGGAGCCGCAGGTGACTGCGCAGCGCCATGA
- the hutG gene encoding N-formylglutamate deformylase: MHFETDRPAFEFRQGTAPVLISFPHVGTYVPPALAERFMPDAREVHDTDWHLPILYAFAEEIGASTLVATHSRFVVDMNRPPDGASLYPGQSVTGLCPTDTFADTPIYRSKDLEPDDAEIAQRRDAVWQPYHDQLAGELARIKAQHGAAGLWDAHSIRSVLPRFFEGKLPDLNLGTNKGASCAPGLGEQLLAEAQKSAADGFTSVLNGRYTGGYITRHYGQPAQNVHAIQLEMTQCAYMQETMPFDYLPEVAAKIQPHVRRMVEVLLQFVQNQGR; this comes from the coding sequence ATGCATTTCGAAACCGATCGTCCGGCGTTTGAATTCCGCCAGGGAACCGCGCCTGTCCTGATCTCCTTCCCGCACGTCGGCACCTACGTGCCACCTGCGCTGGCCGAGCGCTTCATGCCCGATGCGCGCGAGGTGCACGACACCGACTGGCACCTGCCCATCCTGTACGCCTTTGCCGAGGAGATCGGCGCCTCCACCCTGGTGGCGACGCATTCGCGCTTCGTGGTCGACATGAACCGTCCGCCCGATGGCGCAAGCCTGTACCCCGGCCAGAGCGTGACGGGCCTGTGTCCGACCGACACCTTTGCCGACACGCCGATCTACCGCAGCAAGGACCTGGAGCCCGACGACGCCGAGATCGCCCAGCGCCGTGATGCCGTCTGGCAGCCCTACCACGACCAATTGGCGGGTGAGTTGGCGCGCATCAAGGCGCAGCATGGCGCGGCTGGCCTGTGGGATGCGCACTCGATTCGCTCGGTATTGCCGCGCTTTTTCGAAGGCAAGCTGCCCGACCTGAACCTGGGCACCAACAAGGGTGCCAGCTGCGCCCCTGGCCTGGGCGAGCAATTGCTGGCAGAGGCGCAAAAGAGCGCGGCTGACGGCTTTACCTCCGTGCTCAATGGCCGTTACACCGGCGGCTACATCACCCGCCACTATGGCCAGCCTGCGCAGAATGTGCATGCCATCCAGCTGGAGATGACGCAGTGCGCTTACATGCAGGAAACCATGCCCTTCGACTACCTGCCCGAGGTGGCGGCCAAGATCCAGCCGCATGTGCGCCGCATGGTGGAAGTGCTGCTGCAGTTTGTGCAAAACCAGGGACGCTGA
- a CDS encoding formimidoylglutamate deiminase encodes MNQENSLFAAHALLPGGWAQNVLLRWDAQGRFTLVQADAEAPQGAMQAAGPVLPGMPNLHSHAFQRGFAGLSEFRGQAQDSFWSWRNLMYRFAARLSPQHLEAIATWLYIEMLEAGYTSVCEFHYLHHQPDGQPYAPDSELSLALLRAAQTAGIGITLLPVLYQNSGFGGLPPGDGQKRFIRSTDNMLRLLEALAPACTAQGAALGLAPHSLRAVAPDALKEAVQGLHALNARAPVHIHIAEQMAEVNACLQWSGQRPVAWLLDHMPVDARWCLVHATHMDDAEYAAAAASEAVAGLCPLTEANLGDGIFDLPRWQAGAGRWGIGSDSHIGVNAAEELMVLEYSQRLQSQQRNVAASVQQPHVASHMMLAAVQGGAQAAGRNVAGLAVGQQADCVVLDGEHFALAGLPVAEQLDSHVFASSRSSAVASVWVAGQCQVEQGRHALHRSAQQAFVAARSELLA; translated from the coding sequence ATGAACCAAGAAAACAGTTTGTTTGCCGCCCATGCGCTGCTGCCCGGCGGCTGGGCGCAGAACGTATTGCTGCGCTGGGATGCGCAAGGGCGTTTCACATTGGTGCAGGCCGATGCAGAGGCGCCGCAGGGTGCCATGCAGGCTGCAGGCCCGGTACTGCCGGGCATGCCCAACCTGCACTCGCACGCCTTTCAGCGCGGATTTGCGGGCCTGTCGGAGTTTCGTGGCCAGGCGCAGGACAGCTTCTGGAGCTGGCGCAACCTGATGTACCGCTTTGCCGCGCGCCTGTCGCCGCAGCACCTGGAGGCCATTGCCACCTGGCTGTATATCGAAATGCTGGAGGCGGGCTACACCAGCGTGTGCGAGTTTCACTACCTGCACCACCAGCCGGACGGCCAGCCCTATGCGCCAGACAGCGAATTGAGCCTGGCCCTGCTGCGCGCCGCGCAAACGGCGGGCATCGGCATCACCTTGCTGCCCGTGCTCTACCAGAACAGCGGCTTTGGCGGCTTGCCGCCCGGCGACGGCCAGAAGCGCTTCATCCGCAGCACCGACAACATGCTGCGCCTGCTCGAAGCCCTGGCACCCGCCTGCACTGCCCAGGGCGCCGCGCTGGGCCTGGCGCCGCACTCGCTGCGCGCCGTGGCACCCGATGCCCTGAAAGAGGCCGTGCAAGGCCTGCATGCATTGAATGCACGGGCGCCTGTTCATATCCACATCGCCGAGCAGATGGCCGAGGTGAATGCCTGCCTGCAGTGGAGCGGCCAGCGCCCGGTGGCCTGGCTGCTGGATCACATGCCGGTGGACGCCCGCTGGTGCCTGGTGCATGCCACGCACATGGACGATGCGGAATACGCCGCCGCCGCCGCCTCCGAGGCCGTGGCAGGCCTGTGCCCGCTGACCGAGGCCAACCTGGGCGACGGCATTTTCGACCTGCCGCGCTGGCAAGCCGGTGCGGGCCGCTGGGGTATTGGCTCGGACAGCCACATCGGTGTGAATGCAGCGGAAGAATTGATGGTGCTCGAATACAGCCAACGCCTGCAGTCGCAGCAGCGCAATGTGGCCGCCAGTGTGCAGCAGCCGCACGTGGCCAGCCACATGATGCTCGCTGCCGTGCAGGGGGGCGCGCAGGCCGCAGGTCGCAACGTGGCGGGCCTTGCCGTGGGGCAGCAGGCCGATTGCGTTGTGCTCGATGGCGAGCACTTTGCACTCGCCGGGCTGCCGGTGGCCGAGCAACTTGATTCGCACGTCTTTGCCAGCAGCCGCAGCAGCGCGGTGGCCAGCGTCTGGGTGGCAGGGCAGTGCCAGGTGGAACAAGGCCGCCACGCCCTGCACCGCAGTGCGCAGCAGGCGTTTGTCGCTGCGCGTAGCGAACTGCTTGCCTAG
- a CDS encoding HutD family protein, translating to MHFFSSQSLPATPWKNGGGTTQEVVCWPQGAGLDSFEWRISIAQIARSGPFSAFAGIDRVITLLSGDGVHLHSPDGAINHRLGQALQPFAFSGDVALDCDLLGGPSYDFNVMTRRGVAHAVVSIHHGGSVQLASPHGLLLARAGQWQLQGGAALQAGVHDGVYWAAHSGAAVEASAASDDAILIAVALNKVAIGA from the coding sequence ATGCATTTTTTCAGCAGCCAGTCGCTGCCCGCTACGCCATGGAAGAACGGCGGCGGCACCACGCAGGAAGTGGTGTGCTGGCCGCAGGGCGCGGGCCTCGACAGCTTTGAGTGGCGCATCAGCATCGCGCAGATTGCCAGGAGCGGGCCGTTTTCGGCCTTTGCAGGTATTGATCGCGTGATCACCCTGCTGTCGGGCGACGGCGTGCACCTGCATTCGCCGGACGGCGCCATCAACCACCGGCTGGGCCAGGCCCTGCAGCCCTTTGCCTTTTCGGGCGATGTGGCGTTGGACTGCGACCTGCTGGGCGGCCCTTCGTACGACTTCAATGTGATGACGCGCCGTGGCGTGGCGCACGCCGTGGTCAGCATTCATCACGGTGGCAGCGTGCAGTTGGCGTCGCCCCATGGTCTGCTGCTGGCGCGTGCTGGCCAATGGCAGCTACAAGGGGGCGCTGCGCTGCAGGCCGGCGTGCACGATGGCGTGTACTGGGCCGCGCACAGCGGCGCGGCGGTGGAGGCAAGCGCGGCAAGCGATGACGCCATCCTGATTGCCGTGGCTTTGAACAAGGTGGCAATCGGCGCCTGA
- a CDS encoding amino acid ABC transporter ATP-binding protein → MSAATPNPESMIRIRGLRKAYGDHVVLNGIDFDVKPQQVVVVIGPSGSGKSTFLRCCNGLEEPQGGRIDICGRTLVDEGRMLSDKELNALREEVGMVFQSFNLFPHLSVIDNVTLGPRKLHGMSRKDADALAHDLLKKVGLGHKADAMPASLSGGQKQRVAIARALAMRPKVMLFDEPTSALDPELVGEVLQVMKMLASEGMTMMVVTHEMGFAKEVADVVVVMDGGGIIEAGDPNTIFSNPTKERTRSFLQAVLTKQ, encoded by the coding sequence ATGAGTGCTGCAACCCCCAACCCGGAATCGATGATCCGCATTCGCGGCCTGCGCAAGGCCTATGGCGATCACGTGGTGCTCAACGGCATCGATTTTGATGTGAAGCCCCAGCAGGTGGTGGTGGTCATCGGCCCCAGCGGCTCGGGAAAAAGCACCTTTCTGCGCTGCTGCAACGGCCTGGAAGAGCCCCAGGGTGGCCGCATCGACATCTGCGGCCGCACGCTGGTCGACGAAGGCCGCATGCTGTCCGACAAGGAGCTGAACGCGCTGCGCGAAGAAGTGGGCATGGTGTTCCAGTCCTTCAACCTGTTTCCGCATCTGTCGGTGATCGACAACGTCACCCTCGGCCCGCGCAAGCTGCACGGCATGAGCCGCAAGGACGCAGACGCCCTGGCGCACGACCTGCTCAAGAAAGTGGGCCTGGGCCACAAGGCCGACGCCATGCCGGCAAGCCTCTCGGGCGGCCAGAAGCAGCGCGTGGCGATTGCCCGCGCGCTGGCCATGCGCCCCAAGGTCATGCTGTTCGACGAGCCAACGTCTGCGTTGGACCCCGAGCTGGTGGGCGAGGTGCTGCAGGTGATGAAGATGCTTGCCTCCGAAGGCATGACCATGATGGTGGTGACCCACGAAATGGGCTTTGCCAAGGAAGTGGCCGACGTGGTGGTGGTGATGGATGGTGGCGGCATCATCGAAGCTGGCGACCCCAACACCATCTTCAGCAACCCGACCAAGGAGCGCACGCGCAGCTTCCTGCAGGCGGTACTGACCAAGCAATAA
- a CDS encoding amino acid ABC transporter permease: protein MELDFSPVWAGWPELLRGAAVTVEITACALLLGCVMGLLIGIGRLNPKRRIVYGICTAYVAAIRGTPLLVQLFILFFGLPQFGIMLPAFACGVLGLGIYSGAYVSEVVRGAIQSIDKGQMEAARSIGMSSGQAMTSVILPQAIVRMIPPLGNEFIALIKNSALVSLLTIHDVMHEGQKIISVSYRSLEVYLAIAVIYFVLTGVTTLLLRHFEKRMRAGGMVQ, encoded by the coding sequence ATGGAATTGGATTTTTCGCCCGTCTGGGCTGGATGGCCGGAGCTTCTGCGTGGCGCTGCGGTGACGGTGGAGATCACCGCCTGCGCGCTGCTGCTGGGCTGTGTGATGGGCCTGCTGATCGGTATTGGCCGCTTGAACCCCAAGCGCAGAATTGTCTATGGCATCTGCACGGCCTATGTGGCAGCCATACGTGGCACGCCGCTGCTGGTGCAGCTGTTCATCCTGTTCTTTGGCCTGCCGCAGTTCGGCATCATGCTGCCGGCCTTTGCCTGCGGCGTGCTGGGCCTGGGCATCTACTCGGGTGCGTATGTTTCCGAAGTGGTGCGCGGCGCCATCCAGTCCATCGATAAGGGCCAGATGGAGGCGGCGCGCTCCATTGGCATGTCGTCCGGCCAGGCCATGACCTCGGTCATTCTGCCGCAAGCCATCGTGCGCATGATTCCGCCGCTCGGCAACGAATTCATCGCGCTGATCAAGAATTCGGCTCTGGTGTCGCTGCTCACTATTCATGACGTGATGCACGAAGGCCAGAAGATCATCAGCGTCTCCTACCGTTCGCTGGAGGTGTACCTGGCGATTGCCGTGATCTATTTTGTATTGACGGGCGTGACGACCTTGCTGCTGCGCCATTTTGAGAAGCGCATGCGCGCTGGAGGCATGGTGCAATGA
- a CDS encoding transporter substrate-binding domain-containing protein: MNFRRIVLKTAVLAMALGAGAGAFAQSNVLRVATDATFPPMEFVENGKKTGFDVELVEAVAAKMGKKVEWVDIDFKGLVPGLIAKRYDMAVSAIYITEERKKVVDFTQPYYAGGLVAMVKEGSPIAKLTDLNGKKVSVQVGTKSVGFLTEHYPKVQRVEVEKNQEMFNLVDIGRADAAVTGKPAAFQYIRTRGGMKVLPEQLTTEEYGMAIRKDTPELTVAVNKALEQLKADGGYQAIVNKWFPSK, from the coding sequence ATGAACTTCCGTCGTATCGTTTTGAAGACCGCTGTGCTTGCCATGGCCCTGGGTGCAGGCGCAGGCGCGTTTGCCCAGTCGAATGTGTTGCGCGTGGCCACCGATGCCACCTTCCCGCCCATGGAGTTTGTCGAAAACGGCAAGAAGACCGGATTTGACGTGGAGCTGGTGGAAGCCGTTGCCGCCAAGATGGGCAAGAAGGTGGAATGGGTCGATATCGACTTCAAGGGCCTGGTGCCCGGCCTCATCGCCAAGCGCTACGACATGGCGGTATCGGCCATCTACATCACCGAAGAGCGCAAGAAGGTGGTGGATTTCACCCAGCCGTACTACGCCGGCGGCCTGGTTGCCATGGTCAAGGAAGGCAGCCCGATTGCCAAGCTGACTGATCTGAACGGCAAGAAGGTGTCGGTGCAGGTGGGCACCAAGTCGGTGGGCTTTCTGACCGAGCACTACCCCAAGGTGCAGCGCGTCGAGGTGGAAAAGAACCAGGAGATGTTCAATCTGGTGGACATTGGCCGCGCCGATGCCGCCGTCACCGGCAAGCCCGCCGCATTCCAGTACATCCGCACCCGTGGCGGCATGAAGGTGCTGCCCGAGCAGCTCACGACCGAGGAATACGGCATGGCCATCCGCAAGGACACGCCCGAACTGACCGTGGCCGTCAACAAGGCGCTGGAACAGCTCAAGGCCGATGGCGGCTACCAGGCCATCGTCAACAAGTGGTTCCCCAGCAAGTAA